In Cyanobacterium sp. T60_A2020_053, one DNA window encodes the following:
- the egtD gene encoding L-histidine N(alpha)-methyltransferase, protein MALANQQKPVEIRRLAHNSLMVDEGKEIREGLSNTIKSLPPKYFYDHLGSQLFEQICQLPEYYPTRTETAILSNVATEIASLTGVCQLVELGSGSSTKTRLLLNAYEKLSNPWQYVPIDVSGTMLEKTAFQLQKDYSYLSIIGLVGTYEQALKQLPYHSLPHRLIIFLGSSLGNFTPQECDSFFHQLDMILQEGDYFLLGVDLVKSVDTLEKAYNDSQGITAKFNLNMLSHLNDRFLGNFDLDLWHHEAIFNQQKSQIEMYLKCQKPHRVNFKKLDFEVIFTANDFILTEISRKFQLENITKNLELFNLKTVKYWTDTNNWFGLILFRK, encoded by the coding sequence ATGGCATTAGCTAATCAACAAAAACCAGTCGAAATTAGACGACTAGCACATAATTCCCTGATGGTTGATGAAGGGAAAGAAATCAGAGAGGGGTTAAGCAATACCATCAAAAGTTTACCCCCAAAATACTTTTATGACCATCTTGGTTCTCAATTGTTTGAGCAGATTTGCCAACTACCCGAATATTATCCCACTCGCACCGAAACTGCCATTCTCTCAAATGTAGCCACAGAAATTGCTTCTCTGACGGGAGTATGTCAACTGGTAGAATTAGGTAGCGGAAGCTCCACTAAAACCCGTTTACTGTTAAACGCTTACGAGAAATTAAGTAATCCATGGCAATATGTGCCTATCGATGTCAGTGGTACAATGTTAGAAAAAACGGCTTTTCAATTACAGAAAGACTATTCTTACCTTTCCATTATCGGCTTAGTTGGAACTTATGAACAAGCCCTAAAGCAGTTACCTTACCATTCTTTACCCCATCGATTAATTATTTTTTTGGGTAGTAGTTTAGGCAATTTTACTCCTCAAGAATGTGATTCGTTTTTTCATCAACTTGATATGATTCTTCAAGAGGGAGATTATTTTTTGCTAGGAGTCGATTTGGTGAAATCAGTGGATACTTTAGAGAAGGCTTACAATGATTCTCAGGGTATTACAGCAAAATTTAACCTCAATATGTTATCTCACTTGAATGATCGTTTTTTAGGTAATTTTGATCTTGATTTATGGCATCATGAAGCGATTTTTAATCAACAAAAAAGTCAAATTGAGATGTATTTAAAATGCCAAAAACCTCATAGGGTAAATTTCAAAAAGTTAGATTTTGAAGTTATTTTTACAGCTAATGATTTTATATTAACGGAAATTTCTCGTAAATTTCAATTAGAAAATATAACTAAAAATCTTGAATTATTTAATTTAAAAACAGTTAAATATTGGACTGATACAAATAATTGGTTTGGCTTAATTTTATTTCGTAAATAG
- a CDS encoding DUF4168 domain-containing protein, with translation MVTKLNSWQKIKISSPQILLVIGLSALGVFTGVTPQYDSLNHQLTQENEVLAQNISNDELQRYARAAVEIERLRQATFAKVEGIVGKGQTNQLACHQQENITQLPTSARTMVTDYCQISESIVRKNGLSINQFNQITQQVRESDELKNRLKEITRQL, from the coding sequence ATGGTTACTAAATTGAATAGTTGGCAGAAAATAAAAATATCCTCTCCTCAAATCCTCTTGGTAATAGGGTTGAGTGCGCTGGGAGTCTTCACAGGAGTAACCCCCCAATATGATAGCCTTAATCATCAACTCACCCAAGAGAATGAAGTTTTAGCACAAAATATAAGTAATGATGAATTACAGAGATATGCGCGCGCCGCCGTAGAAATTGAGCGATTAAGACAAGCAACATTTGCTAAAGTAGAAGGCATTGTAGGGAAAGGGCAAACTAATCAATTAGCCTGTCATCAACAGGAAAACATCACCCAGTTACCTACCAGCGCCCGCACCATGGTAACAGATTACTGTCAAATCTCAGAAAGTATCGTCCGTAAAAACGGCTTGAGTATTAATCAATTTAATCAAATTACCCAACAAGTCAGAGAAAGTGACGAATTAAAAAACCGTTTAAAAGAAATTACTCGCCAACTCTAA